From a region of the Besnoitia besnoiti strain Bb-Ger1 chromosome I, whole genome shotgun sequence genome:
- a CDS encoding aspartate aminotransferase (encoded by transcript BESB_004890): protein MATRASIFQGLEEAPADPILGLETAFRADPDPRKVNLGAGAYRTEEGKPYVFRCVRQIDIDMAADVNLYKEYLPIDGLADLKKPTQELLFGEDSPAIAEGRICSTQALSGTGGLRVAAEFIKTFLPKCKTVYISDPTWPNHPNIFKKAGLEVEYYPYWNPATLSINFEAMKHTLEAAAPHSVVLLHACAHNPTGMDLNEAQWREILEMCKRKQFVPIIDNAYQGYASGDIVRDGFSTRLFCNEGNMEMFVCQSFAKNMGLYGERIGMLHIVCASAERAKTVLSQVKRVIRPMYSSPPLHGARIVSRLLGDPHAKQAWLAELKELAGRVQGVRATLRGGLEAKGTPGKWNHITDQIGMFSFTGLSRDQAERMTKHWHIYMMGNGRISLAGLNNSNLQYVVDAIDEVVRAVPSGQSNM from the exons ATGGCGACTCGTGCGTCTATCTTCCAAggcctcgaggaggcgccggcagatCCCATTTTGGGGCTCGAGACTGCGTTTCGAGCGGACCCGGATCCACGCAAAGTGAATCTTGGAGCCGGCGCTTACCGCACCGAAGAGGGGAAACCCTATGTTTTCAG ATGCGTGCGACAAATCGACATCGATATGGCGGCCGATGTGAACCTGTATAAAGAGTACCTGCCTATCGACGGCCTTGCAGACCTAAAGAAG CCTACCCAGGAGCTTCTCTTTGGGGAAGACAGCCCTGCGATCGCCGAGGGCCGCATCTGCTCGACGCAGGCTCTCTCTGGCACTGGGGGCCTGCGCGTGGCCGCTGAGTTCATCAAGACTTTCTTGCCGAAATGCAAA ACCGTCTACATCAGCGACCCGACCTGGCCAAACCATCCGAACATCTTCAAGAAGGCGGGCCTGGAGGTCGAGTATTATCCCTACTGGAACCCG GCAACTTTGAGCATTAACTTCGAAGCCATGAAACACACTCTagaagctgccgcgcctcacTCTGTCGTTCTTCTCCATGCCTGCGCTCACAATCCAACCG GTATGGATCTGAACGAGGCTCAGTGGAGAGAGATTCTCGAGATGTGCAAGCGCAAGCAGTTCGTCCCCATCATTGATAACGCGTACCAGGGCTACGCCAGCGGCGACATCGTGCGCGACGGCTTCAGCACTCGGCTGTTTTGCAATGAAGGCAACATGGAGATGTTCGTCTGCCAGTCATTCGCCAAAAACATGGGGCTCTATGGCGAACGTATCGGCATGCTCCACATT GTGTGTGCATCCGCAGAGCGCGCAAAGACTGTGCTGAGCCAAGTCAAGCGCGTCATCCGCCCGATGTACAGCAGCCCGCCGCTCCACGGCGCGCGCATCGTTTCCCGCCTGTTGGGAGACCCGCATGCCAAGCAGGCATGGCTTGCGGAGCTCAAGGAGCTAGCGGGCCGCGTTCAAGGTGTCCGCGCAACCTTGCGTggcggcctcgaggcgaAAGGAACTCCTGGAAAGTGGAATCATATCACCGACCAGATTGGAATGTTCTCCTTTACTGGCCTCTCGC GCGACCAAGCCGAACGCATGACGAAGCACTGGCACATCTACATGATGGGCAACGGCCGAATCAGCCTG GCTGGGCTTAACAACTCTAACCTGCAGTATGTGGTTGACGCGATCGACGAAGTAGTGCGGGCCGTGCCATCGGGTCAATCAAATATGTAG